A region of the Meles meles chromosome 18, mMelMel3.1 paternal haplotype, whole genome shotgun sequence genome:
CTATGCgtattaataaatattctttattttaaattttgcacATTGCGCTTTAACATTACATCCAAACATTTCGCAAGTGGATGTCTACTTTGTAAAACCATATATTCAGCTCATTGTCATTTCTGTACAGAAGTATAAGTACAACATTACTTTTTGCCACTAAGTTGCTTTAGTAAGTCTCACAGGAAgagaaacatttaatgaagagagATGGCTTAAATCATATGGCAGGCCTGCGCAGCCACGCAACTAAAGACACAAGCCTGAAGAAAGAACAAACTAATGAGGTTACCTCCACCGTCTCCCAAAACAAGAAAGAATCACATTgatttaagataaaattttgCCATAAGTCACTAAATTAAGAGTTTTTTGAAAGAGAAGGCGCAGTAGTCATCTTGAGTGTTTCATTGAAAGACagagctattttatttatttaatttgctcCAGCCGCTGTCAACCAGCCACTACAAATGGGCCTCTTGTGATCATTTAAGCGGcagtatttattaaatttctCCTTCAGATGCTGTCGGTATTGTTCTCTATTGCTGTAGAAAGACTGGTTATTAGCCATAAATGACTGTATTTCATCTTGTGAGATAAAGATTTCCTCATCTGAAGTACATTCAGACTCATCCTGCAAATTAAAGCAGTAGTTAAGACCATGACTTATTTTAGGAATGCCAAATACTATGCTGATGGAGGACAGCTAAAAATTAAGGCAGTCTAgccttttaatttcaatttagtCACATAAAGTGTTTGACTGGACTGTTTACAGAACAAGCATCATGTCATTCTGTCTTAGAAAGtactaagtaaaaataaaaatctaactcAACTCAGTTTGAAACTCTGGATCTGTAATTTGTCCTAGAAGACTTATGAGCCTGACAGACTACTGACATGTCTTTGCCTTAAAAAATGActgacaaggggcacctgggtggcccaatgggttaaagcctctgccttcggctcaggtcatgatcccagggtcctgggattgagctccacactgggctctctgttcagcagggagcctgcttccccccgccccctctctgcctgcctctctgccttcttgtgatctctgtcaaataaatacataaaatcttaaaaaacaattacTGACTAGAGATGGTTACAACTAGTTATCAAATTTTAAATAACCAGACTGATCTGCTTTTTAACCATCTGGTCCTATGTTGAAACTTTTATCTCtacaaattaagtaaaatataaccttttttttaaaatataaccttTTTAAAACTTATGAAATTTAACCAccatgtaaaaacaaaaaaactgttcTATAGGATTGGTTCCATTAGGAGCTGAACTACTATACAGAAGATATACcacccttctcttttcttcccctcctccaagCTCCACACTATGTACTGGGTTGCTCATAATCAGGTATAATTCATCTGAAGTATCAAGATGTGGAGTCTGTATAAAAGATTTTCCAAGTTCAGTTATGCCTTTATCCTATATAAGCCGAAAGGAAGTAACCTAGAAGAGTGGGCTCTAGTTCAGATTCTACATATTTTCCTGGTCTGGAAGGCAGGCCATAATAAACTGCCACTCAGAAAGGCAGTTTGCTTACAAATAACCTTCTCCAAGGAGGCAGATTCCTGGACATGATGCTAACTCTACTCCCCTCTCCCAACTATTCTCTCCAATCTTGGAGACAAAAGAGGACAAGAAAATGTGCTCTAGAGCAGTTGCATAACTCATGAGGGGAAGAGCAGAAATgaagttacagaaaaaaaaaaaaaaacaaaaaaaaacccaaagactgCCCTTAATTTCTTAAAAGTCCCCCACCCAGTCCCAACTTCAAATTCTCAAATATTGCGCCCTCCCCTTTTCTACCCCATGAGCAGTTATTCACAGTTAAGATATCCTTACTTACAAGGAGTTCAACTAAGCTCTTGGCACCTTTTCCGGAATCAGGACCAAATGACGGTTCTGTGGATTCTGCAAACTGTGGTACGTTTTTCCTATGCTCAAACCAAGGCAATGGCTGCCCACCCTTTTCAGAACTGCAACAGCTTTCAGGATGTGCATCTTTGGTCTTGTCTCGGTGAAACACTGTGTGCACGGTATTTCCTGAGGTCTCTCGATTACCTGGATCTGTAATACAGCTTCCAAGCTTTTGGATCTGGAACCACAGCAAAGATGTCCcaggtaaaaagagagaaaattacagCAATTACTCTTTAAATAAAGGGGGaaaggagcatctgggtggctcagttggttaagcctctgccttcagctcaggtcatgatcccagggtcctgggatcaagccccacatcgggctctctgctcagcagggagcctgcttccccccccctctctctctgcctctctgcctacttgtgatgtgtcaaataaataaaatcttaaaaataaataaatgaataaataaaggggGTAGGAAGGTACATTAACTAAGAGTGTGTTAACTTTTTAGAAGTAATGGTGAGTAACAGCAGCAGCTGGCATTCAGTAGGCACCAACTACATACCAGATGCTATGCCAACCCATCAATACCAtctatctcatttcatcttctcaGAACTTAATCTGATAGGGACTAGTTTCTCCTTACAGATGGGACAACTAACATCCAGCAAACTGCTCAAGATTACAGAGCTAATTCATTTAAAAGCATTCAAAAAAATGGGGTGCCCGGCTAGCTCTTTTGGTTAattgtctcccttcagctcaggtctctgtCCTGGAGATCTGGGATTAGGCCCCTCATCATACTCTCCCTGcctggcggggaacctgcttctccctttccctctgcccctcactcgtGCTCTTGctctcatacatacatacataaaagtaTTATGAAAAGAATGAACTGGATTTATGACTCACATGGATTCCTGGTCAAATGACCATATCAGACACACATGCATACAAAACTCACAAGATGTTGCAGCAACCGATGggaactgccttttttttttttaatattttatttatttatttgacagagagagagagagatcacaagtaggcagaacagcagacaaagagagggggaagcaggctccctgctgagcagagagccagaggtagagcttgatcccaggaccctgagatcataacctgagccggaggaaaggcttaacccactgagccacccaggcaccctgggaattGCATTCTAAAGGTATGCattctcaaataataataaatactgtCAACTAAGCTGCAGACTTGCCACTCCAAGGAAAATCGGTTGCTCTCCTCTCAACAGCAAAGGTTTAAGAATTTTAACACTTACATGGTCATCACATTTCAacatcttgcttttctttttcttttttttattttttcctttggtgttGTTCTCTTCAGAATTTGCCCAACATTCAACACAACTATCACCATCATCCTCTTTGTCTTCACAGTGATGAACACAAGAGTCGTCACCTGCAGAAATCAATAATCTCTTATTTATGTGCTTTAATCAGCCATGTAGTAGAAATAATTGGGAAGCTTCATCTGAACCTACCGTGTTCATCATGATTACAAATGCCTTCAGTGCAGGCAACATCCGAACCCTCCCGAGAACCTGTTTCACTCCCTTCCATGCTAGATGAATATCCACAATCACTACCATTACAGTGTGGTGATAAGCCTGTGAATCAATCAGTTGAGAGTTACAATTAAGATACCAATAAATACATTACAGAAAGAGTGAACCAACTGGAAACTacagaaaaattccaaaattgATGGCTTACTGAAAACAGAAAGTGAATTAAGTAAGAAAAACATGATTAGGggcttatagttttttgttttcatcaaaaagtaactgactgagccacccaggcactccaagaaaAAGGAAGTATTAAGTGTTTAAGTTACAGGatctctaaaacattttttttctctaaaactttttatatctattttatttttcaagtttttttttgtttttttcttttgcttttttatttttttaaggaatctctatccccaacatagggcttgaactcatgagcccaaggccaagagttgcatgttttaccgactgagccagccaggcatcccatttacatttgaaaaagagcagaaagaaagaaagaatactggggtgggggaaaacctggatggctcagttggttaagcatctgcctttggctcaggtcatgatcctggggtcctagaatcgagccccacattgggatctctgctcagcagggagtctgcttctcctctctgtcaaataaacaaaatcttaaaaaacaaaaaacaaaaaactgtagaggcccctgggtggctcagttggttgagtgcctgactcttgatctcagctcaggtcttaatctcagggtcttgagttcaagccccatgttggagctccatgctcagcgtggaaactacaaaaaaggaaaaaagaggcgtggtacagtcagttaagcaacagaCTCTTCGTTttagctcacatcatgatctcatcGTTGtgcgatcaagtcccacataaggctccacTCTCAGCACGTAGTCTGCtggatattctctctccctccctctctgccccacccactcgtgctctaaaataaaaaaattaaaatcttaagaaaaaaacaaaactgtatctGGTTACCTTTCTTTATTTTAGGGGATCCCAAGAGATTGCCGCTGCTAGGACAGGTACAGGACGTATTTTCATTGGTAACAATGACTTCTACACAACCATTACCATCTTCAGTGCTGCCACAGGCTTTgcagctgttttctatgaagtcTGTTTCCTTTAAGGATCAATattaagagaaagtaaaaaatattaccttcataatggatacattttaatttccttaacaTCAACCAATTAGACAGGAGCTAGGAGGCTAACAATTGAAAAAATTATTCTCATGAAAAAAATCTCTAACCCACTGATCAAGACTGTGAAACAACTAAAAGCAAGTTAAGAGTTAATAGTATCAGGAAAGTCTAGGAAAGTAGTTCTCAAAGTGCAGTCTGCTGATTCCctaggtcaaaactattttcatccAAATATAAGATTTGACTTGCTGTTTTCCACTGTACTGACACACTGATGGCACAAAAGCAATGGTGGGGAAAAGTTGCTGGTACTTAGTACAAATCAAAGCAGTAGCAATCAAAGTGTACTAACGGTCACTATATTCCTTACTTGACAAGCACCCTTAGGAAATCAGTAAGTGGATACTCAACAATGTCTTTGatgaagacattaaaaatatttttattaagtatcAATTCATGAGTATATACCTTTTTAATAGTCTCTGTGACAAAGAGGAAGTATGCTTTAATTAAAGCACTCTTGCTGCATACCAAAATACAATGGTCGTCTCAAGGAAGAGCACTTGAGCAACTGTTTGAGTTATAAACTAaacccgggggcacctgggtggctcagtgggttaagccgctgccttcagctcaggtcatgatctcagggtcctaggatcgagtcccacatcgggctctctgctcagcagggagcctgcttccccctctctctctgcctgcctctcttgtgatttctctgtcaaataaataaataaataaaatctttaaaaaaaaaaaaactaaacccggtgtttttttttttgttttttttttttatcctgaaaCACCAATTCTGCTTCAAAcaatgagaaacaaactgtggtTATTCAGACTTAGACACTTaaaagacattttctcaaaaaatgaagTCAGCCCATCACCTCAAGGATAACAATGGACCGTATTTGTGGTCAGTGATTAAAAATTCAAACTTTCAAATCACAATCAAAATTCTGAAAACTTATACACACAAGCACAATAAACTTGAAGTGTCCCACTACTTAAAGACCTTTCTGATGAGATCAGTAGTGGTTTTAACATGATTATGTGATATTATGTAAAGAAATGTCAGTATCTGGCAAGATCTACATAAGTCAGTATATCCGTATCTTTCAAATGACCAATGCATGATGTTACAAAATCATGCATGAGTAAAAGATCTATTCAAAGTGCAAGACTAACTAATGGACTTTAATTTAACTGAGTTATGAAAAGGTCACTGATCGGTGCCAGGTTCCATATCATAACTAATCTTTAAGACACTACCTCTTGTTGAGTTGTAATGCCAAAGAACAATAGCCACAACTATCTGAAaaagtttatattaaaatattcctcCCTTTTCTGAGGCCAGACTTTCTTCATATGCTTCAACCAAACAACATATGGTAACAGACTAAATGCAGAAGCAGATCTGAGAATCCATCTAATTCCTTTTAaaccaaatattaaaaagatctgcaaaaaatataaaataatgccactcttctcacttcttttttttggtggggggtgggacattaaaaaaaattattgatgttAACATAATAGAagggcttatttttaaaaataatttaaaatttctccattttaatttctaatacagtGAATATAAACAAAAAGCACATTGGGCCCtgtaatttttaagaattcaaagggtcctgagaccaaaaagAACTGCTCTATGTCATGCATGGAGTTAATTTCCCCATTTGATTTAACAAAACACTAAGATCGGGTAAAAAGATAACTATTGAATATTATAAAAAGAATGCATGACATTAAAAATTTTGGCTTTTACCAATTATAGTAGGAAAAAAGCCAATATACAAGCTGCAGCTCATCACATTCTGGAAAAGCATGGTAAAAATGCCAAAATCTAGCAAAAAGCAATACTACATAATAATGAGTCAAAATTATAGAATATTACCTTCTCTTGGCTTACTTCCTTTTCATCTGCTGCTTGTAAGGGAGTAGGAATAtcacatacacatttattttttcgTCTATTCTTCCGTTTTTGGCGTTTCTTTTCTTGCTTGAGTTCTCTTACTCGTTCCTCCTCTGAAAATTCTTCACAAAGTTGTTCTAATCGGCTAATACCCTGTACTTTTTCCACAGtcatctattaaaaaacaaagttgagAATAAATATTGGTCAGAACTTCCTTTATTTTCCATGGAAATTCTCATTTGCTAATTCGATTTTCTGAACTCAGGGCtttaactcacaaccctgagtgagaagacctgagctgaaatcaagagtcagaccttcaactgattgagccacccaggtacccctcactTGCTAATTTTAAATACCACACACAGGTAATTCATGTTGCAATTTTACAGGGCATCCCCACCAAGAATCTtcaattttaatactttaaatgaTGACATCTTAAAATCCATAGCAAGTGAATATACCACAAATCCCTACAGGAGGCAGACTTATACACACTCCTATTCCACACTGGCAATATTCTAGtctcaaatttcaaaatttttaacaCAGCAGAGTAAATATTCATTTCTTCACACAATGAGAAGACTATATAACCTGATTAGATGATCTAGTTTCTGAAGTCACAAAcatacagagagaaaaggaaacagaaatgtgTTCACCAAGAACCAGTACAAATCTCCTCAGACTCCCCAGAACAATGTTTAAAGCTCATGGATGGGCTTCTGAAAAAAGGGTTTATAGCTTTCATACTATTCTCAAAAGGGATCTGTGACCCAGTTAGGGTTACGAACATGCCCTAGAATGTAACAAAATGTTCACTAGCCAATATTTTATGTGCTGACAGAGTAGAACCCCCCCAAAAGTTACCAAATCATAAGCACTAAACCCAATACCAGCAATATAAAGAGGCTACTGGACATCAGCAGGCAAGCTGAGATTCACTAAAAGTTTCTAATTTCGTTGCTTATTTTGGAGttgcttttaacttttcattAGATATATTTGATAGCAACATCTTGCTAAATAATCATAAACTTCAGTTTTCTACTCTGAGAAGTCTAAAAACCAAAGCTGGCAGAATAAGAggactgaaaaacaaagaaaaatccacGAACCTCTTCTAAATTCCAATTCCCCTCCCTGAACCCCTCCACATACATGACACTATCACTGGATCACAGGCCTCTGAGGTAAAATCAGACGGCAGCTTATATTAACATTCAGTCTAATGTGACTAAGCAATCTTAGACACTGAAGCAAGCCCACTGTTCTTACCTCAAAACTCTTGCGTAAAGCATCAACACCAAGATAGAAAAGCATCTGCCATGTTTGCTCCTCTGCTCGTAGTTTTTGCCAGATTCGATGCAGTCTTTCATAAAGATGAATTCCCAAGCAGGTCAGAACTTCCTCTTGAGCTATATCTATTGTCTTAGCATGCCTTTCTCTTCGCCTGTAAAGGAGAATAAATCATACATAATTCCTAATACCCTTTACTGAAACACTAAGAGACAGATAAACTTCTTCAAGTTCAGGTTTTAAAACACAATTTGCATATGTTATAACAAGCCAGTTATACATTCAAATTCAATACATATAAACATAGAAGCACACATGTATATAACCAATAAGAAATACACATGCAAGCAGAACTCAGTCCTAATATTGctaaaaataagataattcaGGAACTGGCCCTGAAGAGATTCTTTTTTGCAGCAGAGAAGTTATATATGTGTCCAGCTCACAGGTAGGCATGACAGCTCCTTTCACCTTCCAATTTTAACAAATGCctacttgctttctttctttttttttgagggggaatGGAGAAATGCCAACGTGATTCAATCATGGACAAAAGCCCTCCAGGCTAGTCCTCAGTAGAAGTGTTCACGGAATTTCAGTTTTAAGTCTTCATGTTCTAAATGGCTAGCAGAAAGTAGGCACTCAAATGAGAGCTGATAcacaaaacacaaaggaaaatggGTTCAATTTATTCTAGAACAACTTTCTCCGAtattattttcatgaaaaagCCAGATATAAAATTTTAGGTTCTTATACAATTCAGTAATAATATACACAGTTCATGAATTACACTCAATAAAGTATGTAACCCCCTGCTGCAAAGACCTTTCTTTCTATGCAAAAACCATCATTATGAACAAAATTTAAACATGGAAATGCATGGATGGAGGGGGTAAATCCCTTCTAATCATTTTCTAGTGAAAATGATAATCTATAATaatgaaagccaaaaaaaaaaaaagccgatcTACTTCAAGCAACAAGGAGCAGAGGACTGAAATGAACACCACACAAtactttctctctatttttactCAGTCAAATGCATACTTTAAAGAAAGCAGAATTTTCACAGGCACACTTTAATTTATACATGTATCATATGTACTGAGGCAAAAGGTGATGGAAATAAACTTTCAGTAATAAAATGAAGCAAAGCGCTAGATAGCCCATTCTAGCAAATTACATACTCATACCCTCCTGCGAACTCTGGCTCAGCACGACCCAAGAGATGTGCAATGAAGTCTGTTTCACAGCAAACGTGTATGTGCCGTTCGTGTGGACAGCACCGCAAGCCTTCATAAAGTGCAGCACAGTAGCCCTTCTCTTTGCTGCAATCAAGTTCACCAATAAGGATATTGTATGCTCGGAGGACTTTATTTTTGCAATCAGTGCAAAAcctgttgaaaagaaaaacttcaaaattaaGAACTAGCTGCGTAATTATTTCATGAAACACGTTAACAGTGTGCCAGACATGACACTCCTCTACCATGtggagcattaaaaaaaaaatcctccagacacacatttaaaacatacacatgtaagagaaatacaaatttagGGATTACAGTATAGCTAGATCTCCATTTGcaaataaatgattcttaaacAAGAGAGACACATGAAAACAGGAAGCCACAAACCAGTGACTCAAGAATCCTGCTCCTTTCTGCCTTTGAAAACAGTTGTGCTATCTTCATTCAGTAAACCTGAATCCAATGTTGCTATGACATTTTAATATCTTActagttaaaataagaaagagggtAGAGGCAAGAAAGTGGCACATGTAGTTTTAGTTGACTAGTAATTTCCAAAagtcaaatttctttttaaaaaatgcatgtttctctggggcgcctgggtggctcagttggttaagcgactgccttcagctcaggtcatgatcccagagtcctgggatcgagtcccacgtcgggctccctgatccttgagagtctgcttctccctctgactttctcccctctcatgctctctctctcactgtctctctctcaaatacataaaatcttaaaaaaaatgcatgtttctCAATACATAATCATAATATTGATAACATATACATAGAAATGTACTCTAAATTTGTTACAAAAgtgtaggagaaaaaaaagtgtaaacATAGAGGATGAGGACATGTTAGAAACCAAATATTAgtcaatcagaaagaaaaatagaaccttgtttcttttgcttttatttcctgaaACACGAAAGAACGTGGTCTGATACAAAAGATCATAAAATTAATAACTGCATCTCTGAGAAGATCAGCTGTGGTGGAATGAGGAAATTTCAATCTCTTTATATTCAACTCCCTAGCTAGACTCTTCTGTTACAATGGCTTCAGCCAATAGGTGTACCTCTCACCTCCATAGCTcttgttcaagtcttctgcccttGCCTGAGGGCTAAACCCATACTGTAAAATGGGAGACATCACAGATGTACAATAGGCAACATGTTTTAACTTCCTCTCCAAAACCAAGGGCAACATAAATGTTCCCTTACAAACCTATTAAGAACATCACCATTCATACAGTCACCCAGGAAGAAAACCTCAGTTAACTTCCAACTTCTTCTTAGGTCCTCTTTTAGGGGTGGAGCCAACTGGTATCAATTTTTTCTTACATCTCTTATAGGTCTTCTTTCCAATTCCCCCTGCCTAGACAATTCACCCTGCTCCTAAACACATACCATATAGACAATGGACTACCGTGACCATAACAGATTATGCCCCTACTTCAAAGTcttgtttcttctgcttcctccccacccctttctGCATCCTTTTCCATCTGCCTAAATCATGTCCGTCTTTAAAGATGCCTTCTGCAATTCCCGTAACTAGAATTCAGCCTTCCTCTGTCTTCCTACATTTGCAATTTACACTTCTTACTTTATTTACCCTTATACTGCCACACATTAGTTGATACACACATTTGTTTCTTGAAATGAATACATGTTAAAATAGAGTTCCTAAGCCCAATTAGTAAACACAAGCAATAATGTTGACAAGTTAAATCACTGATGCACTAATACTTCAGTAtgcaaaaattaacacaaaacgGACTAAAGACCTCAACAGTAAGACATGAAActacaaaact
Encoded here:
- the GGNBP2 gene encoding gametogenetin-binding protein 2 isoform X1: MARLVAVCRDGEEEFPFERRQIPLYIDDTLTMVMEFPDNVLNLDGHQNNGAQLKQFIQRHSMLKQQDLSIAMVVTSREVLSALSQLVPCVGCRRSVERLFSQLVESGNPALEPLTVGPKGVLSVTRSCMTDAKKLYTLFYVHGSKLNDMIDAIPKSKKNKRCQLHSLDTHKPKPLGGCWMDVWELMSQECRDEVVLIDSSCLLETLETYLRKHRFCTDCKNKVLRAYNILIGELDCSKEKGYCAALYEGLRCCPHERHIHVCCETDFIAHLLGRAEPEFAGGYERRERHAKTIDIAQEEVLTCLGIHLYERLHRIWQKLRAEEQTWQMLFYLGVDALRKSFEMTVEKVQGISRLEQLCEEFSEEERVRELKQEKKRQKRKNRRKNKCVCDIPTPLQAADEKEVSQEKETDFIENSCKACGSTEDGNGCVEVIVTNENTSCTCPSSGNLLGSPKIKKGLSPHCNGSDCGYSSSMEGSETGSREGSDVACTEGICNHDEHGDDSCVHHCEDKEDDGDSCVECWANSEENNTKGKNKKKKKKSKMLKCDDHIQKLGSCITDPGNRETSGNTVHTVFHRDKTKDAHPESCCSSEKGGQPLPWFEHRKNVPQFAESTEPSFGPDSGKGAKSLVELLDESECTSDEEIFISQDEIQSFMANNQSFYSNREQYRQHLKEKFNKYCRLNDHKRPICSGWLTAAGAN
- the GGNBP2 gene encoding gametogenetin-binding protein 2 isoform X2, with the translated sequence MARLVAVCRDGEEEFPFERRQIPLYIDDTLTMVMEFPDNVLNLDGHQNNGAQLKQFIQRHSMLKQQDLSIAMVVTSREVLSALSQLVPCVGCRRSVERLFSQLVESGNPALEPLTVGPKGVLSVTRSCMTDAKKLYTLFYVHGSKLNDMIDAIPKSKKNKRCQLHSLDTHKPKPLGGCWMDVWELMSQECRDEVVLIDSSCLLETLETYLRKHRFCTDCKNKVLRAYNILIGELDCSKEKGYCAALYEGLRCCPHERHIHVCCETDFIAHLLGRAEPEFAGGRRERHAKTIDIAQEEVLTCLGIHLYERLHRIWQKLRAEEQTWQMLFYLGVDALRKSFEMTVEKVQGISRLEQLCEEFSEEERVRELKQEKKRQKRKNRRKNKCVCDIPTPLQAADEKEVSQEKETDFIENSCKACGSTEDGNGCVEVIVTNENTSCTCPSSGNLLGSPKIKKGLSPHCNGSDCGYSSSMEGSETGSREGSDVACTEGICNHDEHGDDSCVHHCEDKEDDGDSCVECWANSEENNTKGKNKKKKKKSKMLKCDDHIQKLGSCITDPGNRETSGNTVHTVFHRDKTKDAHPESCCSSEKGGQPLPWFEHRKNVPQFAESTEPSFGPDSGKGAKSLVELLDESECTSDEEIFISQDEIQSFMANNQSFYSNREQYRQHLKEKFNKYCRLNDHKRPICSGWLTAAGAN